From the Colletotrichum lupini chromosome 10, complete sequence genome, one window contains:
- a CDS encoding TRI11, which translates to MYYVHALHASHGPIVRISPHEVAVANPAGFSAIHRIGGGFLKAPWYEESNSPDGGEPSIFAMRDPRKHAIRRRLLGRVFTKASLRKEWEGVVREKVNAAVGKIRAEAEGGGCSDVLKWFTMMATDVVAHLCFGESFNMLELGEKNDYMKMLELISVQNITRYELPWLHFIRSHVPLLKFSTDLVDAQAVLDSYGNRALESLRQNSDRNRTLFATLLNALDADDTSSKEEKEKGGNAKLTEEVVQRESRSMIIGGSDTTSITLAYLVWAVIKRPELKVKLEDEVAGLTLDFDDHGLEKLPLLNAVIDETLRLYGAVPGQLSRSVPAGGATLGGYFVPGGVTVETQAYTLHRGPEVWPDPLRFDETRFMDQTKLTPNQKLLFSPWGAGSRICLGVELARMELRLGVAVLFRECRGLKMARGMTDEMMEMENFFMISPAGHKCEVTLP; encoded by the exons ATGTACTATGTCCACGCGCTGCACGCCAGCCACGGCCCTATTGTTCGCATCTCTCCCCACGAAGTAGCCGTCGCAAACCCAGCTGGCTTTTCCGCAATCCACCGCATCGGGGGCGGCTTCCTCAAGGCGCCGTGGTACGAGGAGTCTAACTCGCCTGACGGGGGCGAGCCGAGTATTTTTGCGATGCGTGATCCGAGGAAACATGCTATCCGCAGGAGACTACTCGGCAGGGTCTTTACGAAGGCTTCGCTCAGGAAAGAGTGGGAGGGCGTCGTTAGAGAGAAGGTGAATGCGGCGGTAGGCAAGATACGTGCAGAGGCTGAGGGGGGTGGGTGCTCGGATGTCTTGAAGTGGTTCACCATGATGGCGACTGATGTCGTGGCTCATTTGTGCTTCGGGGAGTCTTTCAATATGCTCGAACTGGGCGAG AAAAACGACTACATGAAGATGCTGGAGCTTATATCGGTCCAAAATATCACGCGTTATGAGCTGCCCTGGCTGCACTTCATCCGCTCTCACGTGCCACTCCTCAAATTCTCGACAGATCTCGTCGACGCACAAGCCGTCCTTGACAGCTACGGTAATCGCGCGCTTGAGAGCCTCCGCCAGAACAGCGATCGTAATAGGACTCTGTTCGCGACCTTGCTGAATGCTCTCGACGCAGACGATACCAGCagcaaagaagaaaaagagaagGGCGGCAATGCGAAGTTAACGGAAGAAGTGGTGCAGAGAGAAAGCCGGAGCATGATCATTGGCGGCTCGGACACAACTTCCATCACGCTGGCGTACCTAGTTTGGGCGGTCATAAAGCGGCCTGAGTTGAAAGTCAAATTGGAAGATGAGGTCGCGGGGTTGACCCTCGATTTCGACGATCATGGGCTTGAAAAGCTTCCGCTGCTCAACGCCGTGATTGACGAGACGTTGAGGCTATACGGCGCTGTCCCGGGACAACTGTCGAGGTCGGTGCCGGCGGGCGGCGCCACGCTTGGGGGCTACTTTGTCCCCGGCGGCGTGACGGTGGAGACGCAGGCGTACACGCTTCACCGGGGTCCGGAGGTGTGGCCGGATCCCCTACG CTTCGACGAGACACGATTCATGGACCAAACCAAACTCACGCCGAACCAGAAACTTCTCTTCTCGCCATGGGGCGCGGGCTCGCGGATCTGCCTGGGCGTAGAGCTCGCGAGAATGGAACTTAGACTAGGTGTGGCCGTGCTCTTTCGGGAGTGCAGGGGTCTGAAGATGGCGCGCGGGATGACGGATGAGATGATGGAGATGGAGAATTTCTTCATGATCAGCCCTGCCGGGCACAAGTGCGAGGTAACTCTGCCCTGA
- a CDS encoding amino acid permease translates to MTAYDSSRPRSIGPAADDDVVRDIEKSGAEDHHDHHDDKAAILEPQLNVGGHGRTQRRLRDYQVTMIGFCSGIGTGLFIGTGSAYAKAGPAGLLLAYIIVGAVLWCVMQSIGELATLIPTAGSFPHWATRFIDPAVGFSLAISYGYCYTISIGAEASAAAILVSYWTDITPAVVITISLALILFCNLLSVRWYGETEVVGGSIKVLCFIGLVFTSIIITAGGGPNHEAIGFRYWNNPGAWVDYNGITGSTGHFLGFLAAFVNASFSFIGVETVVISAAESINPHKAIPNAARRVTWRIGFFYVLGALLISLIVDPREEGLVSDSGNANSSPWVIAIRQAGINILPSIVNACILVSAWSAGNSYCWVGSRMIVAMTTDRQLPQFFGRTTKHGVPYVAVITAWLFGPLAYLSLGSGGAADAFNWLLSLSTVAGLIAWATLCFCYIRFHKAMKVQGVSRDTLPWKAPFQPFAAWFGFIGSTIIVFVAGFSVFLAGNWSTSDFISSYIGIPIFIVPIIVWKIVHKTKFVRAHEIDLWSGRLHESEWAPEKAKPTTFGGKVKDWFS, encoded by the exons ATGACGGCGTACGATTCCTCCCGGCCCCGGTCCATCGGGCccgccgccgacgacgaTGTGGTCCGCGACATTGAGAAGTCTGGTGCCGAGGACCACCACGACCACCACGACGACAAGGCCGCCATCCTGGAGCCCCAGCTCAACGTCGGCGGCCACGGTCGCACCCAGCGCCGTCTTCGCGACTACCAGGTCACCATGATTGGTTTCTGCAGTGGTATCGGAACTGGTCTCTTCATCGGAACGGGCTCGGCCTACGCCAAGGCCGGCCCGGCTGGTCTTCTGCTCGCCTACATCATCGTCGGTGCCGTTTTGTGGTGTGTGATGCAGAGTATTGGAGAACTTGCGACGCTG ATTCCCACCGCCGGTTCATTCCCTCACTGGGCAACCCGCTTCATCGACCCGGCCGTCGGCTTCTCCCTCGCAATCTCCTACGGCTACTGCTACACAATCTCCATCGGCGCAGAAGCCTCGGCGGCTGCGATTCTGGTATCGTACTGGACAGACATAACGCCCGCGGTCGTCATCACGATATCCCTCGCCCTTATCCTCTTCTGTAATCTGCTCAGCGTGCGCTGGTACGGCGAGACCGAGGTCGTGGGCGGCTCCATCAAGGTCCTCTGCTTCATCGGCCTAGTCTTCACCTCCATCATCATTACCGCCGGCGGAGGTCCCAACCACGAGGCCATTGGCTTCCGGTACTGGAATAACCCAGGTGCCTGGGTTGATTACAACGGCATCACCGGTTCGACTGGTCACTTCCTGGGCTTCCTCGCTGCTTTTGTGAACGCGTCCTTCTCCTTCATTGGT GTCGAGACAGTCGTCATCAGCGCCGCAGAATCAATCAACCCCCACAAAGCCATCCCCAACGCCGCCCGCCGCGTAACATGGCGCATCGGCTTCTTCTACGTCCTCGGCGCCCTTCTCATCTCCCTGATCGTCGACCCCCGCGAAGAAGGCCTCGTCTCCGACTCGGGCAACGCAAACTCCTCCCCCTGGGTCATCGCCATCCGCCAGGCCGGCATCAACATCCTCCCCTCCATCGTCAACGCCTGCATCCTCGTCAGCGCCTGGAGCGCGGGTAACTCGTACTGCTGGGTCGGCTCCCGCATGATCGTCGCCATGACGACGGACCGCCAGCTGCCGCAGTTCTTCGGCCGCACGACCAAGCACGGCGTGCCGTACGTTGCTGTTATCACCGCGTGGTTGTTTGGCCCGTTGGCGTATCTCAGTCTCGGCTCCGGCGGTGCCGCTGATGCGTTCAACTGGTTGCTGAGTTTGAGTACCGTTGCTGGGTTGATCGCGTGGGCCACGCTTTGCTTCTGCTACATCCGCTTCCACAAGGCGATGAAGGTGCAAGGTGTCAGCCGTGATACTTTGCCCTGGAAGGCACCTTTCCAGCCGTTCGCTGCCTGGTTCGGCTTCATTGGATCGACCATTATCGTCTTCGTAGCTGGCTTCTCCGTTTTCCTTGCTGGTAACTGGTCGACCTCGGACTTTATCTCATCGTATATCGGCATCCCCATCTTCATCGTGCCCATCATCGTGTGGAAGATTGTTCATAAGACCAAG TTCGTCCGCGCTCACGAGATCGATCTCTGGTCTGGCCGTCTTCACGAGTCAGAGTGGGCCCCAGAGAAGGCCAAGCCGACGACATTTGGCGGGAAGGTCAAGGATTGGTTCTCATGA
- a CDS encoding scavenger mRNA decapping enzyme → MADVKANAEALIPKFKLDRVLNQDQAGRRTSLLGTIDSNPALLILERAPFPADPSYLAATPTTLSSITNLGANDIYHWYLANTSSTSTDTSLADLKINLIYPCTAAHIKKYSKQGVRFVTETPELYASHIRPYMQRKRGDGRLDWVFNIIEGRTEVEDVIYRTELGTQGDEGFLLIPDLNWDRKTIEGLHLLALVERRDIWSLRDLRKKHIPWLQHMKAKLLAATVKQYPDIEIDQLKLYVHYQPTYYHFHIHIVHVQLEAGATQAVGKAVGLDSIVETLEIMRGDEEAGMDGIALSYTLGEASELWTEVYEPLKNSKQNGTASQ, encoded by the exons ATGGCAGACGTTAAAGCAAACGCCGAGGCGTTAATTCCTAAATTCAAGCTCGATCGCGTGCTCAATCAAG ACCAAGCAGGCCGCCGCACCTCTCTTCTAGGAACAATCGACTCCAACCCAGCACTACTAATCCTCGAACGCGCCCCCTTCCCAGCCGACCCCTCCTACCTAGCCGCAACCCCAACAACCCTCTCCTCCATCACGAACCTAGGCGCAAACGACATCTACCACTGGTACCTCGCCAACACCTCCTCCACCTCCACCGACACCTCCCTCGCCGACCTCAAAATAAACCTAATCTACCCCTGCACCGCCGCCCACATCAAGAAATACAGCAAACAAGGCGTCCGCTTCGTCACAGAGACGCCAGAGCTCTACGCCTCCCACATCCGCCCCTACATGCAACGCAAGCGCGGCGACGGCCGGCTGGACTGGGTCTTCAACATCATCGAAGGCCGCACCGAAGTCGAAGACGTAATCTACCGCACCGAGCTCGGAACCCAAGGCGACGAAGGGTTCCTGCTCATCCCGGACCTCAACTGGGACCGCAAGACGATCGAGGGCCTCCACCTGCTGGCTCTCGTCGAGCGCCGCGACATCTGGTCCCTGCGTGACCTCCGCAAGAAGCACATCCCCTGGCTGCAGCACATGAAGGCCAAGCTGCTGGCTGCGACGGTGAAGCAGTACCCCGACATTGAGATCGACCAGCTCAAGCTCTACGTCCACTACCAGCCGACGTACTACCACTTCCACATTCACATTGTACACGTGCAGCTGGAGGCCGGCGCGACGCAGGCGGTTGGCAAGGCGGTTGGTCTCGACAGCATCGTGGAGACGCTCGAGATCATGAGGGGAGATGAGGAGGCGGGTATGGATGGTATTGCACTAAGTTACACACTTGGCGAAGCCAGCGAGCTATGGACAGAGGTGTACGAGCCCCTCAAGAACTCTAAGCAGAACGGTACAGCTTCTCAATAG
- a CDS encoding bifunctional P-450/NADPH-P450 reductase, with protein sequence MATKEEVPIPEPRGLPFLGHIAEFNPENPLNDLHRLADTYGEVYRLRMPGMTVVFVSTNALVNEVCDETRFQKSLNNVLREVRHIANDGLFTAKPEEPNWGIAHRILIPAFGPVTIRGMFDEMADVASQMAMKWARHGSQTPIRVTDDFTRLTLDTIALCSMDFRFNSYYREELHPFINAMGDALTECGNRDKRPAFANYFFRSTEQKFFADIELLRKTAREVLESRKANPSDRKDLLSAMLNGVDPKTGQKMTDASIIDNLITFLIAGHETTSGMLSFAFFELLRQPAAYRKAQQEVDDVIGQAPITIDHLSKLPYLNAVLRETLRLCATIPAFAVEAKEDTLIGGKYPVKKGESIACLLGKSQLDPIVYGDDAGEFKPERMLDENFERTQKEFPNSWKPFGNGMRACIGRPFAWQEALLATAMLLQNFNFTMDDPNYQLKISESLTIKPKDFYMRATLRHGMSPTELEHKLAGRGPIKTKLAHRPSPSARANGEQTNGNKASERSGRPISIYYGSNSGTCEALAQRLATDASSHGFDATVVEPLDTARENLVKNQPVVIITASYEGQPPDNAAHFVAWLESLKDQELQDVPYAVFGCGHHDWVQTFHRIPHLVDTTMEEHGGSRLVPMGLTDAAERDMFSDFEVWEDEILWPALAEKYEVNEAQDGSGLQSGLAVQISNPRTSTLRSDVQEAVVMEEKMLTSPGEPEKRHMDIQLPSNMTYRSGDYLAVLPLNPRSNVERVFRRFQLAWDACLTISGDKRTALPVNQTISALNILSAYVELAQPATKRNILSLMEATQDDDTIKKLEQLAGDEYQEEITQKRVTVLDLLERFPSIALPIGAFLAMLPPMRVRQYSISSSPLRNPSQATLTYSVLDSPSLSGQGRHVGVATSYLAALKKGDKLHVAVRPSHAAFHLPRDPENTPLILVAAGSGIAPFRGFVQERAAMLAAGRTLAPALLFYGCRRPGADDLYREEFDAWEKMGAVSVRRAYSRATSQGEGEGQGGGCRYVQDRMYRDKKDVSELWARGAKLFVCGTRSVGKAVEEACVRVILESAKEGKGEGLAELRDLDYEGAKKWFEGIRNESLKFRN encoded by the exons ATGGCGACCAAAGAGGAGGTGCCTATCCCCGAACCAAGAGGTCTCCCCTTCTTAGGACACATTGCCGAGTTCAATCCTGAGAATCCATTGAACGACCTACATCGTTTGGCTGATACATATG GCGAGGTTTACCGGCTACGCATGCCAGGAATGACTGTAGTCTTCGTATCTACAAACGCCCTTGTCAACGAAGTGTGCGATGAGACTCGCTTCCAAAAGTCCTTGAACAATGTCCTTCGC GAAGTCAGACACATCGCCAACGATGGTCTCTTCACC GCCAAACCAGAGGAACCCAACTGGGGCATCGCGCACAGAATCCTTATCCCAGCTTTCGGTCCCGTCACCATCCGCGGCATGTTTGACGAGATGGCCGACGTTGCCTCCCAAATGGCCATGAAATGGGCCCGCCACGGAAGCCAGACCCCGATTCGGGTCACTGACGACTTCACTCGGCTGACCCTCGACACAATTGCGCTCTGCTCAATGGACTTCCGCTTCAACTCGTACTACCGCGAGGAACTCCACCCCTTCATCAACGCCATGGGCGACGCTCTCACAGAATGCGGCAACAGGGACAAGAGACCAGCCTTTGCCAACTACTTCTTCCGGAGCACGGAGCAAAAGTTCTTTGCCGACATTGAGCTGTTACGTAAAACGGCCAGAGAAGTTCTTGAATCACGCAAGGCAAACCCATCGGATAGAAAGGACCTGTTGTCTGCGATGCTGAACGGCGTGGACCCTAAGACGGGCCAGAAGATGACCGATGCTAGCATCATTGATAACCTGATTACGTTTCTTATTGCTGGCCATGAGACAACCTCCGGCATGCTGTCTTTTGCATTCTTCGAGCTTCTGCGCCAACCAGCGGCATACCGAAAAGCCCAGCAGGAAGTTGACGATGTCATTGGGCAAGCCCCTATCACGATAGACCACCTTTCAAAGCTGCCTTATTTAAATGCC GTTCTCCGCGAGACTCTCCGTCTTTGCGCCACGATCCCGGCTTTTGCCGTTGAAGCTAAGGAAGACACCCTCATCGGCGGCAAATACCCAGTCAAGAAGGGCGAATCCATTGCCTGCCTGCTCGGCAAATCCCAACTTGACCCAATCGTCTACGGCGACGATGCCGGCGAGTTCAAGCCCGAGAGAATGCTGGACGAAAACTTTGAGCGAACCCAGAAGGAATTCCCAAACTCGTGGAAACCCTTTGGCAACGGTATGCGCGCTTGTATCGGCCGACCATTCGCCTGGCAAGAGGCTCTGCTCGCCACAGCCATGCTGCTGCAAAACTTCAATTTTACCATGGATGACCCGAATTACCAGCTCAAGATCTCCGAGTCCCTAACAATCAAGCCAAAAGATTTCTATATGCGCGCGACTCTGCGGCACGGCATGAGTCCTACAGAGCTAGAGCACAAACTCGCGGGTAGGGGACCGATTAAGACCAAGCTGGCTCATCGGCCCTCGCCATCAGCTCGGGCGAACGGTGAACAGACCAACGGAAACAAGGCCTCCGAACGAAGCGGGAGACCCATTAGCATCTACTATGGCTCCAACAGTGGCACCTGTGAGGCCCTTGCCCAGCGCCTTGCGACCGACGCGAGTTCCCACGGATTCGATGCCACGGTCGTCGAGCCTCTTGATACCGCCCGCGAAAATCTCGTCAAAAATCAGCCCGTGGTCATCATCACTGCTTCATACGAAGGCCAGCCACCAGATAACGCAGCCCATTTCGTCGCCTGGCTCGAGAGCCTGAAGGACCAGGAGCTGCAGGATGTCCCCTATGCCGTCTTTGGCTGTGGTCACCATGACTGGGTGCAAACCTTCCACCGCATCCCACATCTGGTTGATACCACCATGGAGGAGCATGGAGGCAGCAGGCTCGTTCCCATGGGTCTTACCGACGCAGCCGAGCGAGACATGTTTTCCGACTTTGAAGTCTGGGAAGACGAAATCCTGTGGCCGGCTCTTGCTGAAAAGTACGAAGTGAACGAGGCACAGGACGGCAGTGGCTTGCAATCCGGCCTCGCCGTGCAGATCTCCAACCCGCGCACATCTACGCTGCGGTCCGATGTCCAGGAGGCTGTCGTTATGGAGGAGAAGATGCTGACTTCGCCTGGTGAACCCGAGAAGAGACACATGGATATCCAGCTCCCGTCAAATATGACGTACAGGTCGGGAGACTATCTCGCGGTGTTGCCCTTGAACCCACGCAGCAATGTCGAGAGAGTATTTAGGAGGTTCCAGCTAGCGTGGGATGCGTGCCTCACCATCTCTGGCGATAAGAGGACTGCCTTGCCAGTCAACCAGACGATTTCTGCCTTGAATATTCTCAGCGCGTATGTAGAGCTCGCGCAGCCAGCGACGAAGCGGAATATTCTGTCTCTGATGGAAGCGACCCAAGATGATGACACCATCAAGAAGCTGGAGCAGCTCGCCGGCGATGAGTATCAAGAGGAAATCACCCAAAAGCGGGTTACCGTCCTAGATCTCCTGGAGAGATTCCCGTCCATCGCGCTGCCTATCGGCGCGTTTCTCGCCATGCTCCCTCCCATGCGTGTTCGCCAATA CTCAATTTCTTCCTCTCCACTCCGCAACCCCTCTCAAGCAACTTTAACCTACTCCGTCCTCGACTCGCCATCCTTATCGGGCCAAGGCCGCCACGTCGGCGTAGCAACAAGCTACCTCGCCGCTCTCAAGAAGGGCGACAAGCTGCATGTCGCCGTCCGGCCCTCACATGCCGCATTCCACCTGCCTCGCGACCCGGAAAACACCCCGCTGATTCTCGTCGCCGCTGGGTCCGGCATCGCACCCTTCCGCGGTTTCGTACAAGAGCGCGCGGCGATGCTGGCTGCGGGACGGACGCTTGCGCCTGCTTTGCTGTTCTACGGATGCCGAAGACCGGGCGCAGATGATTTGTACCGCGAGGAGTTCGATGCCTGGGAGAAGATGGGTGCTGTTTCTGTTCGGAGGGCGTATTCTCGCGCTACTTCGCAAGGGGAAGGGGAAGGACAGGGTGGAGGTTGTCGGTATGTGCAGGACAGAATGTACCGCGACAAGAAGGATGTATCGGAGCTGTGGGCTCGCGGGGCCAAGCTGTTTGTGTGCGGGACGAGGAGTGTGGGGAAGGCGGTTGAGGAGGCTTGCGTGAGGGTCATTCTGGAGTCTGCGAAGGAGGGCAAGGGTGAGGGACTTGCTGAGTTGAGGGATTTGGATTATGAAGGGGCGAAGAAGTGGTTTGAGGGGATTCGGAATGAGAG TCTGAAGTTCAGAAACTAA
- a CDS encoding hexokinase-1 → MDPGSTLQHFLQPLQVDAHKIHTLSSLFLSNFKDLALHAQDQFLSTPISESILRHVSQEGRGRHLAIDIGGTNLRVGLVELGRKYSTDTNKTTSSKPKPNGASSSSTLKLKEEAWPIDDRVKADAKGDPQLLFDWIGARIASVVRNARKESLLPDDDESIPMGITFSFPMIQRSIAEAQIMTMGKGFSIKGYATLGPLLIRGYDKARNAQSNGIHSSPLPPIHAAAISNDSVSTLITFIYLFDEFKSSPKTKSKSESKSPSLIIKKASMGLIVGTGCNATISLPLTALGPGKWPEAVSTLPGEPAGHIRIAVNTEWSIRGTAPPLRELGFITAWDTALDEALVGPGEITGFQPLEYMTAGRYLGELGRLVLVDYLRTVLGFDESSLPEGLLTRYALTTTFLSHFKPADDNPSDPSPLQSMVEKQFPVGEIEAGTGPSTPFQWTPTIAAALYHIAKAIEIRAAGIVAAATFALLQFAEDVPPPVPKGHHHHHQDENHQPDHHHQQRKQGIPPSMELGVGYTGGCISHFQDYLADTQDFLDKIVKLEYSAGAPESQSPLPVRIVLSPCHDGGIKGAGILVAATRKTFRQET, encoded by the exons ATGGATCCCGGCTCTACCCTGCAGCACTTCCTGCAGCCACTCCAGGTCGATGCCCACAAGATTCATACACTGTCCAGCCTTTTCTTGTCCAATTTCAAAGACCTCGCCCTTCACGCCCAGGATCAGTTCCTCTCCACGCCCATCTCAGAGTCCATCTTACGACATGTCAGCCAGGAAGGTCGTGGAAG ACACTTGGCCATCGACAT CGGCGGAACGAATCTGAGGGTAGGCCTCGTCGAGCTCGGGCGCAAATACTCCACAGACACCAACAAGACAACCTCATCCAAGCCCAAGCCCAATGGGGCCTCATCCTCATCAACCCTCAAACTCAAAGAGGAAGCATGGCCCATAGACGATCGCGTCAAAGCAGATGCCAAAGGGGATCCCCAGCTCCTCTTCGATTGGATTGGCGCCCGTATTGCATCCGTCGTCCGCAATGCCCGCAAGGAGTCCCTCCTGCCCGATGATGATGAGTCCATTCCCATGGGTATCACTTTCAGCTTCCCCATGATTCAGCGCTCTATTGCCGAAGCGCAAATCATGACAATGGGCAAAGGCTTCAGTATAAAAGGCTACGCAACGCTAGGTCCTTTGCTCATCAGGGGCTACGACAAAGCTCGCAATGCCCAATCCAACGGAATCCACAGCAGCCCTCTGCCCCCCATCCACGCCGCCGCTATATCAAACGACTCCGTCTCAACACTAATCACCTTCATCTATCTATTTGACGAGTTCAAGTCCAGTCCCAAGACAAAATCAAAGTCTGAATCCAAGTCACCGTCCCTCATTATCAAAAAGGCAAGCATGGGCCTCATCGTCGGTACAGGCTGCAATGCCACCATTTCCCTTCCTCTCACCGCCCTAGGCCCCGGAAAATGGCCCGAAGCCGTGAGTACCCTCCCTGGCGAACCCGCCGGCCACATTCGTATCGCCGTGAACACGGAATGGAGCATCCGCGGTACGGCTCCACCCCTACGCGAACTGGGCTTCATCACAGCATGGGACACAGCCCTTGACGAAGCCCTCGTCGGACCGGGCGAGATTACTGGCTTCCAGCCCCTGGAATACATGACGGCCGGCCGCTATCTCGGCGAGCTGGGTCGCCTCGTTCTAGTTGACTACCTCCGTACCGTTCTTGGCTTCGACGAATCCTCATTACCAGAAGGCTTGCTCACGAGGTACGCGCTGACGACGACGTTCCTGAGCCACTTTAAACCTGCCGATGACAATCCTTCCGACCCGTCCCCTCTACAGTCGATGGTGGAAAAGCAGTTCCCAGTAGGAGAGATAGAAGCAGGAACGGGACCATCCACCCCCTTCCAATGGACACCAACAATCGCGGCAGCCCTCTACCACATCGCAAAAGCAATCGAGATCCGTGCCGCAGGCATCGTCGCAGCCGCCACCTTCGCCCTCTTACAATTCGCAGAAGACGTACCACCTCCTGTCCCAAAGGGCCACCACCATCATCATCAAGACGAAAACCACCAACCCgatcaccaccaccagcagCGGAAGCAAGGCATTCCTCCTAGTATGGAGCTAGGTGTCGGTTACACGGGTGGCTGCATCTCCCATTTCCAAGATTACCTCGCCGACACACAAGACTTTTTGGACAAGATCGTGAAGCTAGAATACTCTGCGGGCGCGCCGGAATCACAGTCGCCTCTGCCGGTGAGAATCGTCCTGAGCCCTTGCCATGACGGCGGGATCAAGGGCGCCGGAATCCTCGTGGCCGCCACGAGGAAAACGTTTCGGCAAGAAACATAG